In the Vicia villosa cultivar HV-30 ecotype Madison, WI unplaced genomic scaffold, Vvil1.0 ctg.000024F_1_1, whole genome shotgun sequence genome, attttcttgattgtttcgccTTCTAACCCATTTCAATTTTATCAGGAAAATGTCAGGAAACCCTGCACGATTccgacagggtagggagacccagaacGCATCAACTCGACGCGAGCGGGCCTCACAGTTGGTATCAACACGGGGACGACAACGAGTACCTGCCCAGACGGATGAGGCTGGTtcctcatctggatcgaggagtcggctgaCTCGGGTGTCTTCTTCCCATCAAAAGGAGGTAcgggaggatgaggaggaggtacCTTACGAGGAGGAGATACCTGATGCTGATCCTCCGTacagggaggaggaggaggaggacaaCGACTTCCCGGGAGGGCCTAGTGACACTTCCTTGTTGATTTTCTACCACGaccacgtcgctcgacgtgtctaggagggagaggtattttttttaatttaaccgactttataatttaaccattttttatttagttttttattccactttgtCTTAACGGTCTAACtaacaatttttttgtttttgtttttgtttttgttgtaacaggaaaggCCGACGATAAAATCCCTGAACCACATGCGGAATATTTTTGATTTGTTTAAACCAGAGGTCCAATGGTTTAATGATGTGGTAGGTGGTTTCAGGCTCGACgggttgtgcatgaccgggtataTCACTATCAGCCACAGAAAGAAGGGGGTttcgtggagcggtggcacaaggagacatcTTCTTTTCACTTTCctgttggggagttgacgatcaccttgcacgatttTCTGTGTCTGCTCCACCTTCCGATCAGAGGGAGGCTGCTGCACCATTCCCGGATAAAGAGGGTCGAGGCGATTGAGTGGATGGTCGACTATCTGGGTACGGACCCAAACATGGTTGATTATGAGTCT is a window encoding:
- the LOC131622109 gene encoding uncharacterized protein LOC131622109, whose protein sequence is MSGNPARFRQGRETQNASTRRERASQLVSTRGRQRVPAQTDEAGSSSGSRSRLTRVSSSHQKEVREDEEEVPYEEEIPDADPPYREEEEEDNDFPGGPSDTSLLIFYHDHVARRV